A genomic segment from Glycine soja cultivar W05 chromosome 18, ASM419377v2, whole genome shotgun sequence encodes:
- the LOC114395087 gene encoding uncharacterized protein LOC114395087 isoform X2 — MTTMVAQRIIIVTFFTLLLLQHLTFATATALCQFSFLDGNTLYNYTLSSPIRNFPHGILSEDGFYKVAVNDTTLWFQLCDGMIFNHDPPICADCWDCGGPKHCGMECNALVANNVGGYHVCTAIGRGPKIDVDIIDKKNPHTGVIVKMSNSGPKYNCSLAVSVLCNLNGVQGPQALERLGACDYVTELKHPSGCAIIINVHGGGWGWFGTLLIIVLCLFAAYLLAGIVYRFFFLGIRGIDIIPNLDFWVSLPRRTQSLCTSLVRKFKGPSEGYRSSYSPVNF; from the exons ATGACGACAATGGTGGCTCAACGCATCATCATCGTCACTTTCTTcacgcttcttcttcttcaacacCTAACCTTCGCCACCGCTACTGCACTTTGCCAATTCTCTTTTCTCGACGGAAACACGCTCTACAATTACACCCTCTCTTCTCCCATTCGCAACTTCCCTCACGGCATCCTCAGCGAAGATGG ATTTTACAAAGTGGCAGTAAATGATACCACACTTTGGTTTCAG CTTTGCGATGGAATGATTTTCAATCACGATCCTCCAATATGTGCTGACTGCTGG GATTGTGGAGGGCCAAAACATTGTGGGATGGAGTGCAATGCACTTGTGGCAAACAACGTTGGAG GTTATCATGTATGCACAGCCATAGGACGTGGCCCTAAAATAGATGTTGATATTATTG ATAAGAAAAACCCCCACACTGGTGTCATTGTTAAAATGTCAAACAGTGGCCCTAAGTACAACTGTTCGCTAGCTGTGTCTGTTCTTTGCAATTTAAATGGAGTGCAA GGACCGCAAGCTCTGGAGAGATTAGGGGCCTGTGATTAT GTTACTGAGCTAAAGCACCCATCTGGCTGTGCCATCATTATAAATGTTCATGGAGGAGGGTGGGGGTGGTTTGGCACCTTACTGATCAT TGTTTTGTGCCTTTTTGCTGCATATCTCTTGGCTGGTATAGTTTACCGATTTTTCTTCCTCGGGATTCGTGGTATAGAT ATTATCCCTAACCTTGACTTCTGGGTTAGCTTGCCTAGGAGAACACAG AGTCTGTGTACATCTTTGGTGAGGAAGTTTAAGGGACCGTCTGAAGGTTACCGGAGCTCTTATTCTCCTGTGAACTTCTGA
- the LOC114395557 gene encoding abscisic acid receptor PYL4-like, whose protein sequence is MPFSLQLDRFNPITDAVTTATVAIANGVNCPKQPQAPPSTAARRLMVPSLSSGRGIVASDTVALHHTNVVGLNQCCSVVTQHINAPVAAVWAVVRRFDNPQGYKNFVKSCHVITGHGIRVGAVREVRVVSGLPAEMSTERLEILDDERHVISFSVVGGDHRLRNYRSVTTLHANGNGTLVIESYVVDAPQGNTKEETCVFVDTIVRCNLQSLAQIAENRTKNCENAAQHC, encoded by the coding sequence atgccTTTTTCTCTTCAGTTGGATAGGTTCAATCCTATCACCGACGCCGTCACCACCGCCACCGTCGCCATCGCCAACGGCGTTAACTGCCCGAAGCAGCCTCAAGCGCCGCCGTCCACTGCGGCGCGTCGCCTAATGGTGCCCTCTCTCTCTTCTGGCAGGGGAATCGTGGCCTCCGACACGGTGGCGCTCCACCACACGAACGTGGTGGGGCTCAACCAGTGCTGCTCCGTGGTGACGCAGCACATCAACGCCCCCGTCGCAGCCGTGTGGGCGGTGGTGCGGCGGTTCGACAACCCACAGGGGTACAAGAACTTCGTGAAGAGCTGCCACGTCATCACCGGCCACGGCATTCGCGTGGGCGCCGTCCGCGAGGTGCGGGTGGTGTCGGGGCTCCCCGCCGAGATGAGCACGGAGCGGCTGGAGATCCTCGATGACGAGCGCCATGTCATCAGTTTCAGCGTCGTCGGCGGCGACCACCGCCTCAGGAACTACCGGTCGGTGACGACGCTCCACGCCAACGGGAACGGGACACTTGTCATCGAGTCATACGTCGTTGACGCACCGCAGGGTAACACTAAGGAGGAAACATGCGTGTTCGTCGACACGATCGTACGTTGTAACTTGCAGTCGCTGGCTCAGATTGCTGAGAACAGAACCAAAAACTGTGAAAACGCTGCACAACACTGTTAA
- the LOC114395087 gene encoding uncharacterized protein LOC114395087 isoform X1 produces the protein MIPHKMFPHLFPILFSHLLHSQHEIIGVRFHPSNNDDNGGSTHHHRHFLHASSSSTPNLRHRYCTLPILFSRRKHALQLHPLFSHSQLPSRHPQRRWLCDGMIFNHDPPICADCWDCGGPKHCGMECNALVANNVGGYHVCTAIGRGPKIDVDIIDKKNPHTGVIVKMSNSGPKYNCSLAVSVLCNLNGVQGPQALERLGACDYVTELKHPSGCAIIINVHGGGWGWFGTLLIIVLCLFAAYLLAGIVYRFFFLGIRGIDIIPNLDFWVSLPRRTQSLCTSLVRKFKGPSEGYRSSYSPVNF, from the exons ATGATCCCCCACAAGATGTTTCCCCATTTGTTCCCTATTCTCTTCTCCCATCTTCTTCACTCTCAGCATGAAATAATAGGCGTGCGTTTTCACCCTTCAAACAATGACGACAATGGTGGCTCAACGCATCATCATCGTCACTTTCTTcacgcttcttcttcttcaacacCTAACCTTCGCCACCGCTACTGCACTTTGCCAATTCTCTTTTCTCGACGGAAACACGCTCTACAATTACACCCTCTCTTCTCCCATTCGCAACTTCCCTCACGGCATCCTCAGCGAAGATGG CTTTGCGATGGAATGATTTTCAATCACGATCCTCCAATATGTGCTGACTGCTGG GATTGTGGAGGGCCAAAACATTGTGGGATGGAGTGCAATGCACTTGTGGCAAACAACGTTGGAG GTTATCATGTATGCACAGCCATAGGACGTGGCCCTAAAATAGATGTTGATATTATTG ATAAGAAAAACCCCCACACTGGTGTCATTGTTAAAATGTCAAACAGTGGCCCTAAGTACAACTGTTCGCTAGCTGTGTCTGTTCTTTGCAATTTAAATGGAGTGCAA GGACCGCAAGCTCTGGAGAGATTAGGGGCCTGTGATTAT GTTACTGAGCTAAAGCACCCATCTGGCTGTGCCATCATTATAAATGTTCATGGAGGAGGGTGGGGGTGGTTTGGCACCTTACTGATCAT TGTTTTGTGCCTTTTTGCTGCATATCTCTTGGCTGGTATAGTTTACCGATTTTTCTTCCTCGGGATTCGTGGTATAGAT ATTATCCCTAACCTTGACTTCTGGGTTAGCTTGCCTAGGAGAACACAG AGTCTGTGTACATCTTTGGTGAGGAAGTTTAAGGGACCGTCTGAAGGTTACCGGAGCTCTTATTCTCCTGTGAACTTCTGA
- the LOC114394977 gene encoding protein trichome birefringence-like 33: MQKMMKPPSNSSFPSFLRVKPRLSSYLFTLLSFILFAAILYGHDFVFIFRPHLYSNEHTAQTLFFSTPVDVRSPPTEENKTVLTKTKREEEEQECDVFSGRWVRDELTRPLYEESECPYIQPQLTCQEHGRPEKEYQRWRWQPHGCNLPTFNARLMLEKLRGKRMIFIGDSLNRSQYVSLICLLHQIIPENAKSMETFDSLTVFTAKEYNATIEFYWAPFLLESNSDNAVIHRVTDRIVRKGSINTHGRHWKGADIVVFNTYLWWITGSKMKILLGSFNDKVKEIIDMPTEDAYRMAMKSMLRWVRLNMDSNKTRVFFTSMSPSHAKSIEWGGEAGGNCYNETTTIDDPTYWGSDSKKSIMQVIGEVFRKSKVPITFLNITQLSNYRKDAHTSIYKKQWNPLTPEQLANPASYADCVHWCLPGLPDTWNELLFVKLFYP; this comes from the exons ATGCAAAAAATGATGAAGCCACCTTCAAACTCTTCCTTCCCTTCCTTTCTCAGAGTGAAGCCTCGTCTCTCTTCTTACCTCTTcaccctcttatctttcattctCTTCGCTGCCATCCTCTATGGCCATGACTTCGTCTTCATATTTCGTCCACACCTCTACTCCAACGAGCACACAGCACAAACACTCTTCTTCTCCACACCCG TCGATGTGAGATCTCCACCAACCGAAGAAAACAAGACGGTGTTGACGAAAACGAAAAGGGAGGAAGAAGAACAAGAGTGTGACGTGTTCAGCGGAAGGTGGGTACGCGACGAGTTGACTCGGCCACTGTACGAGGAATCGGAGTGTCCGTACATACAGCCACAATTAACATGTCAAGAACACGGTCGGCCCGAAAAGGAGTATCAGCGGTGGCGATGGCAGCCTCACGGTTGCAATCTTCCCAC ATTCAATGCCAGATTAATGTTGGAAAAGCTTCGTGGGAAGAGAATGATATTTATTGGAGACTCCCTCAACCGAAGTCAATATGTCTCTTTGATATGCCTTCTCCATCAAATCATTCCTGAAAATGCCAAATCCATGGAAACCTTTGATTCACTCACTGTCTTTACAGCAAAG GAATACAATGCTACCATTGAGTTCTATTGGGCACCTTTTCTTCTTGAATCAAACTCCGATAATGCTGTCATCCATAGGGTAACTGATAGAATTGTGAGAAAAGGTTCAATCAATACGCATGGTCGTCATTGGAAAGGCGCTGACATTGTTGTATTTAACACTTACCTTTGGTGGATAACTGGCTCTAAGATGAAGATCTT GCTTGGATCTTTTAACGATAAAGTAAAGGAGATAATTGATATGCCAACAGAGGATGCTTATCGTATGGCTATGAAGAGTATGCTTAGATGGGTGAGGCTGAACATGGACTCCAACAAGACAAGAGTCTTCTTTACCAGCATGTCACCGTCTCATGCAAA AAGCATAGAGTGGGGAGGTGAAGCGGGAGGGAACTGCTACAATGAAACAACAACAATTGATGATCCCACATATTGGGGTTCTGAttctaaaaaaagtataatgcaAGTAATCGGAGAAGTGTTTAGAAAATCCAAAGTACCTATAACTTTTCTCAACATTACACAACTATCCAACTACCGTAAAGATGCACACACATCAATTTACAAGAAGCAATGGAACCCATTGACTCCAGAGCAATTAGCTAACCCAGCTAGCTATGCTGATTGTGTGCATTGGTGTCTCCCTGGACTTCCAGATACTTGGAACGAGCTTTTGTTTGTCAAGTTATTTTATCCTTGA